One Nocardioides luti DNA window includes the following coding sequences:
- a CDS encoding GAF domain-containing protein translates to MTPSSSASRARPDLAPTLAAVRALFGAAACSCALVDGEGSSLTFVAADGAGAAEIVGVDMPVGRGIAGWAAMSGQPIAVRDVASDARFNRDVAESTAYVPTSVLAAPVYDAEGEVIGVVSVLDPTVDQATDWVLTVLGTLAVPLAGLVRLGAAEARAEARLTELGRTVLAAVESYGAPERR, encoded by the coding sequence ACCTGGCCCCCACGCTCGCGGCGGTCCGCGCGCTGTTCGGCGCCGCGGCGTGCTCGTGCGCGCTGGTCGACGGCGAGGGCTCCAGCCTCACCTTCGTCGCCGCCGACGGCGCGGGCGCCGCGGAGATCGTCGGCGTCGACATGCCCGTCGGCCGGGGCATCGCGGGGTGGGCGGCGATGTCCGGCCAGCCGATCGCGGTGCGCGACGTCGCCTCGGACGCGCGCTTCAACCGCGACGTGGCCGAGTCCACGGCGTACGTCCCGACCTCCGTGCTCGCCGCTCCGGTGTACGACGCGGAGGGCGAGGTGATCGGCGTGGTCTCCGTGCTCGACCCGACCGTCGACCAGGCCACCGACTGGGTGCTGACCGTGCTCGGCACGCTCGCGGTGCCGCTGGCCGGCCTGGTCCGGCTGGGCGCCGCCGAGGCCCGCGCCGAGGCGCGCCTCACCGAGCTCGGGCGGACCGTGCTCGCCGCCGTCGAGTCGTACGGCGCCCCGGAGCGCCGATGA
- a CDS encoding S8 family serine peptidase, which yields MSLLPAWSAAFESGVLAEVPALPLADAREWAFGGSTGAGVRVAVIDSGIDGDHPRVGGIAGGVAMHVDADAPDGYRAEEGPHEDLVGHGTACAAIIRAMAPDAEIYSVRVLGPNLKGRGGLFHAGIAWAIDHDMHVANLSLSSKSESMFAPLHDIADEAYFKNTVLVSAANNSPGPTYPSQYASVVSVAAREGDDPMLLAYNPKPPVEFGARGIDVDVAWAERSSIVATGNSFAAPHVAGMVTLLLGKHPGLTPFQVKAVLQALSENAAP from the coding sequence ATGAGCCTGCTGCCGGCCTGGTCGGCCGCCTTCGAGTCGGGGGTCCTCGCCGAGGTCCCCGCCCTGCCGCTCGCCGACGCCCGGGAGTGGGCCTTCGGCGGGTCCACCGGGGCCGGGGTCAGGGTCGCGGTCATCGACAGCGGGATCGACGGCGACCACCCGCGGGTGGGCGGCATCGCCGGCGGGGTGGCGATGCACGTGGACGCCGACGCGCCCGACGGCTACCGCGCCGAGGAGGGGCCGCACGAGGACCTGGTCGGCCACGGGACGGCCTGCGCCGCGATCATCCGCGCGATGGCGCCGGACGCCGAGATCTACTCCGTGCGGGTCCTCGGCCCCAACCTCAAGGGGCGCGGCGGGCTCTTCCACGCGGGCATCGCGTGGGCGATCGACCACGACATGCACGTGGCGAACCTGTCCTTGTCGAGCAAGAGCGAGTCGATGTTCGCGCCGCTGCACGACATCGCGGACGAGGCGTACTTCAAGAACACCGTCCTCGTCTCGGCCGCGAACAACAGCCCCGGGCCGACGTACCCCTCGCAGTACGCCTCCGTCGTCTCCGTCGCCGCCCGTGAGGGCGACGACCCGATGCTGCTGGCCTACAACCCCAAGCCGCCGGTGGAGTTCGGCGCGCGGGGGATCGACGTCGACGTCGCGTGGGCGGAGCGGTCGTCGATCGTCGCGACCGGCAACAGCTTCGCGGCCCCGCACGTGGCCGGGATGGTCACGCTCCTGCTCGGCAAGCACCCGGGCCTCACGCCCTTCCAGGTGAAGGCCGTGCTGCAGGCGCTGAGCGAGAACGCCGCCCCGTGA
- a CDS encoding MBL fold metallo-hydrolase, translating to MVFTEVADRVWVARYAWFDVNVTLIGGERGLMVVDTHSSGAAAREVLADVRRLGQGDVVAVVNTHEHFDHTFGNAEFRTAYGALPIHAHETAAANTVAAGERIKRAYAADPGDEHAEEVLATEIVTADHTFSSAVSLDLGDRAVELVHPGRGHTAGDLVVRVPDADVVLAGDLVEESAPPGFGQDCHPLEWPWSLDVVLGLTTAATVVVPGHGAVVDRDFVEEQRNTIGLVAEEIRSLAGRGVSPDEALAAGEWPWPREVLAHAVRRGYEHLPRGGRRLPLA from the coding sequence ATGGTCTTCACCGAGGTCGCCGACCGGGTCTGGGTCGCGCGCTACGCGTGGTTCGACGTCAACGTCACGCTGATCGGCGGTGAGCGTGGGCTGATGGTCGTCGACACCCACTCGTCCGGCGCCGCCGCGCGCGAGGTGCTCGCGGACGTGCGCCGCCTCGGGCAGGGCGACGTCGTGGCGGTGGTGAACACCCACGAGCACTTCGACCACACCTTCGGCAACGCCGAGTTCCGCACGGCGTACGGCGCCCTGCCCATCCACGCCCACGAGACCGCGGCGGCGAACACGGTGGCGGCGGGCGAGCGGATCAAGAGGGCGTACGCCGCCGACCCGGGCGACGAGCACGCCGAGGAGGTCCTGGCCACCGAGATCGTCACGGCCGACCACACCTTCTCGTCGGCGGTCTCGCTGGACCTCGGCGACCGCGCGGTCGAGCTGGTGCACCCGGGCCGCGGGCACACGGCCGGCGACCTGGTCGTGCGCGTCCCGGACGCCGACGTGGTGCTGGCGGGCGACCTGGTCGAGGAGTCGGCCCCGCCCGGCTTCGGGCAGGACTGCCACCCGCTCGAGTGGCCGTGGAGCCTGGACGTGGTGCTCGGGCTGACGACCGCGGCCACCGTGGTCGTCCCCGGCCACGGCGCGGTCGTCGACCGCGACTTCGTGGAGGAGCAGCGCAACACGATCGGGCTGGTGGCCGAGGAGATCCGCTCGCTCGCGGGCCGCGGGGTCTCCCCCGACGAGGCGCTGGCGGCCGGCGAGTGGCCGTGGCCGCGCGAGGTGCTGGCCCACGCCGTACGCCGCGGCTACGAGCACCTGCCCCGCGGCGGGCGCCGGCTGCCGCTGGCCTGA
- the hrcA gene encoding heat-inducible transcriptional repressor HrcA has product MQEERRLAVLRAIVEDYVATEEPVGSKALVERHGLGVSPATVRNDMAALEEEGFIAQPHTSAGRVPTDKGYRLFVDRLTTVKPMSAAERRAISTFLDGAVDLDDVVQRSVRMLSQLTRQVAVVQYPTLSRSTVRHIELVALAPTRLLVVLILSTGRVEQRLVELQAELTDDALVDLRSLVNRAATGQVIAEAVTGLRAVVPPVDGVDTAAIVDVLCDAMSDHRSDERIAVSGTAHLARYGDTFDSAVRPLLEALEEHVILLKLLGEASTGGAVTVRIGAEGPYQELSSTSVVATGYGPRDEALATLGIVGPTRMDYPGTMAAVRAVARYVSRILDEG; this is encoded by the coding sequence GTGCAGGAGGAACGCAGGCTCGCCGTGCTCCGGGCGATCGTCGAGGACTACGTCGCCACCGAGGAGCCCGTCGGCTCCAAGGCGCTCGTCGAGCGGCACGGGCTGGGCGTCTCGCCCGCCACGGTGCGCAACGACATGGCCGCGCTGGAGGAGGAGGGCTTCATCGCCCAGCCGCACACCAGCGCCGGGCGGGTGCCCACGGACAAGGGCTACCGGCTGTTCGTTGACCGGCTCACGACCGTGAAGCCGATGAGCGCCGCGGAGCGCCGGGCGATCTCGACCTTCCTCGACGGCGCGGTCGACCTCGACGACGTCGTGCAGCGCTCGGTCCGGATGCTCTCGCAGCTGACCCGGCAGGTCGCCGTCGTGCAGTACCCCACCCTCTCCCGCTCCACGGTCCGCCACATCGAGCTGGTCGCGCTCGCGCCGACCCGGCTGCTCGTGGTGCTCATCCTCAGCACCGGGCGCGTCGAGCAGCGGCTGGTCGAGCTGCAGGCCGAGCTCACCGACGACGCCCTCGTCGACCTGCGCTCCCTCGTCAACCGCGCGGCCACCGGCCAGGTGATCGCCGAGGCCGTGACCGGCCTGCGCGCCGTCGTACCCCCCGTCGACGGCGTGGACACCGCGGCCATCGTCGACGTGCTGTGCGACGCGATGTCCGACCACCGCTCGGACGAGCGGATCGCGGTCAGCGGCACCGCCCACCTCGCGCGGTACGGCGACACGTTCGACTCGGCGGTCCGCCCGCTGCTCGAGGCGCTCGAGGAGCACGTGATCCTCCTCAAGCTGCTCGGCGAGGCCAGCACCGGCGGTGCCGTCACCGTGCGGATCGGCGCCGAGGGGCCCTACCAGGAGCTCTCCTCGACCAGCGTCGTCGCGACCGGGTACGGCCCGCGCGACGAGGCGCTCGCCACCCTCGGCATCGTCGGCCCCACCCGCATGGACTACCCCGGCACGATGGCGGCGGTGCGCGCCGTCGCCCGGTACGTCTCGCGGATCCTCGACGAGGGCTGA
- the dnaJ gene encoding molecular chaperone DnaJ has translation MSQDLYDLLGVARDADGDAIKKAYRRLARQLHPDVNPDPETQDKFKEVSMAYEVLSDPQKRAAYDRGGDPFGGGGAGGFGQGAGFSFTDIMDAFFGGNAPGGQGGRGPRPRMRRGQDALIRLEVELADAAFGVTRELKVDTAVLCGTCNGEGAAPGSHPIPCETCRGAGEVAHVQRSFLGEIRTLRPCAACRGFGTIIPEPCRECSGDGRVRSRRTLTVKIPAGVDNGTRVQLTEQGEVGPGGGPAGDLYVEIHIAPHETFTRNGNDLHCTVTVPMTAAALGTTLTLPTLEADVVIDEAVDVAPELETSFDLELRPGTQSGSEQVLRGRGVPGLRGGRGDLVVNIIVETPTRLDARQEELLHELAAIRHEEQPTGQVRASSRSVFGRLRDAFNPH, from the coding sequence GTGAGTCAGGACCTGTACGACCTCCTCGGTGTGGCCCGCGACGCGGACGGCGACGCCATCAAGAAGGCCTACCGGCGTCTGGCCCGTCAGCTGCACCCGGACGTCAACCCGGACCCCGAGACCCAGGACAAGTTCAAAGAGGTCTCGATGGCCTACGAGGTCCTGTCCGACCCGCAGAAGCGTGCGGCGTACGACCGCGGCGGCGACCCGTTCGGCGGCGGCGGTGCCGGTGGCTTCGGCCAGGGTGCCGGCTTCTCGTTCACCGACATCATGGACGCGTTCTTCGGCGGCAACGCGCCCGGCGGCCAGGGCGGCCGCGGGCCGCGACCGCGGATGCGGCGGGGGCAGGACGCCCTGATCCGGCTCGAGGTCGAGCTCGCCGACGCCGCGTTCGGCGTCACCCGCGAGCTGAAGGTCGACACTGCGGTGCTCTGCGGCACCTGCAACGGCGAGGGCGCGGCCCCGGGCAGCCACCCGATCCCGTGCGAGACCTGCCGCGGCGCCGGCGAGGTGGCGCACGTGCAGCGGTCGTTCCTCGGCGAGATCCGCACCCTGCGCCCCTGCGCCGCCTGCCGCGGCTTCGGCACGATCATCCCCGAGCCGTGCCGGGAGTGCTCCGGCGACGGCCGGGTCCGCTCGCGCCGCACCCTGACCGTCAAGATCCCCGCCGGCGTCGACAACGGCACCCGCGTCCAGCTCACCGAGCAGGGCGAGGTGGGCCCCGGTGGCGGCCCGGCCGGCGACCTGTACGTCGAGATCCACATCGCGCCGCACGAGACCTTCACCCGCAACGGCAACGACCTGCACTGCACGGTGACCGTGCCGATGACGGCCGCGGCGCTCGGCACCACGCTGACGCTGCCGACCCTCGAGGCCGACGTCGTGATCGACGAGGCCGTCGACGTGGCGCCCGAGCTCGAGACGTCGTTCGACCTCGAGCTGCGACCGGGCACCCAGTCCGGCTCCGAGCAGGTGCTCCGCGGTCGCGGCGTGCCCGGTCTGCGCGGCGGTCGCGGCGACCTGGTCGTGAACATCATCGTGGAGACCCCGACCCGCCTCGACGCGCGCCAGGAGGAGCTGCTGCACGAGCTCGCGGCGATCCGCCACGAGGAGCAGCCCACGGGTCAGGTGCGGGCGAGCTCGCGCTCCGTCTTCGGTCGTCTCCGCGACGCCTTCAACCCGCACTGA
- a CDS encoding 16S rRNA (uracil(1498)-N(3))-methyltransferase, which translates to MSLPVHLVPTLAGASVGSTVEVTGGEAHHAVAVRRLRVGESVVLTDGLGTSVTGEVSSTGKRVFAVTVVSRDAVPAPDPAVVVVQALPKGDRGELAVEVLTEIGVAEVVPWAASRSVAVWKGERAAKSLAKWRSTAREAAKQSRRSWFPTVAELASTADVVDLVATADLTVVLHEDASSPLSSVTVPDAGRVVVVVGPEGGLTEDEVAAFVAAGAVSVRLGAEVLRTSTAGVAAVAAVLARTSRWG; encoded by the coding sequence GTGTCGCTCCCGGTCCACCTCGTCCCCACCCTGGCCGGCGCCTCCGTCGGGTCGACCGTGGAGGTCACCGGCGGCGAGGCGCACCACGCCGTCGCCGTACGCCGCCTGCGGGTGGGGGAGTCCGTGGTCCTCACCGACGGCCTCGGCACGTCCGTGACCGGCGAGGTGTCCTCGACGGGCAAGCGAGTCTTCGCGGTGACCGTCGTGTCCCGCGACGCCGTGCCCGCCCCGGACCCCGCCGTCGTCGTCGTCCAGGCGCTGCCGAAGGGCGACCGCGGCGAGCTCGCCGTCGAGGTGCTGACCGAGATCGGCGTGGCCGAGGTCGTGCCGTGGGCGGCGTCGCGCAGCGTCGCGGTCTGGAAGGGCGAGCGCGCCGCCAAGTCCCTGGCGAAGTGGCGCTCCACGGCCCGCGAGGCGGCCAAGCAGTCCCGTCGCTCGTGGTTCCCCACGGTGGCCGAGCTCGCGTCGACCGCCGACGTGGTCGACCTCGTCGCTACTGCCGACCTGACGGTCGTGCTGCACGAGGACGCGTCCTCGCCGCTCTCGTCGGTGACCGTGCCCGACGCCGGCCGGGTCGTGGTCGTCGTCGGCCCCGAGGGCGGCCTGACCGAGGACGAGGTGGCCGCCTTCGTCGCCGCCGGTGCCGTCTCGGTGCGGCTGGGGGCCGAGGTGCTGCGGACGTCGACGGCCGGGGTTGCTGCGGTGGCGGCTGTGCTGGCGCGGACGTCGCGCTGGGGGTGA
- a CDS encoding Gmad2 immunoglobulin-like domain-containing protein yields MTGLPRSRRTTLVPLAVLALAAGLLVGCSSSDDDQRPAGSATKKHHGQRGGGSGSDGSDGSGSEPDGSGSSSGGSSDAGDGSADGSGEVTVPVYFVGDTPQGPRLYREFRRVDGADPLDAALTLAASGDALDGDYRTLLPSGAFSGSTHDEGAVVRLPDDSWTRPADGMTTDEALLAVQQLVYTAQGVLQQRLPVTFADADGNATQIFGIASEDGFGAADPLETLALASVTQPEEGETVGPTFTAEGVASSFEATVPWEIRQGGSVVKKGFATADGWMDKLYPFRTDVDVSDLAPGTYTFVAMTDDPSGGEGGGPTEDSKTIVVR; encoded by the coding sequence ATGACCGGCCTTCCCCGCTCCCGACGTACGACGCTCGTCCCCCTCGCCGTGCTGGCCCTCGCGGCCGGGCTGCTGGTCGGGTGCAGCTCCTCGGACGACGACCAGCGCCCCGCCGGCAGCGCGACGAAGAAGCACCACGGCCAGCGTGGCGGTGGCTCCGGGTCGGACGGGTCGGACGGGTCTGGCTCCGAGCCGGACGGTTCGGGCTCGTCGTCGGGTGGGTCCTCGGACGCGGGCGACGGGTCGGCCGACGGCTCGGGCGAGGTCACGGTGCCGGTGTACTTCGTGGGCGACACCCCGCAGGGACCGCGCCTGTACCGCGAGTTCCGCCGGGTCGACGGCGCGGACCCGCTCGACGCCGCGCTGACGCTGGCCGCGTCTGGCGACGCCCTCGACGGGGACTACCGCACGCTGCTGCCGAGCGGCGCGTTCTCCGGCAGCACCCACGACGAGGGCGCGGTGGTGCGGCTGCCGGACGACTCGTGGACCCGGCCGGCCGACGGCATGACCACGGACGAGGCACTGCTGGCCGTCCAGCAGCTCGTGTACACCGCTCAGGGCGTGCTGCAGCAGCGGCTCCCGGTCACGTTCGCCGACGCCGACGGCAACGCGACGCAGATCTTCGGCATCGCCTCCGAGGACGGCTTCGGCGCCGCCGACCCCCTCGAGACCCTGGCCCTGGCCAGCGTGACCCAGCCCGAGGAGGGCGAGACCGTCGGGCCGACGTTCACCGCCGAGGGTGTGGCCAGCTCGTTCGAGGCCACCGTCCCGTGGGAGATCCGCCAGGGCGGCTCGGTCGTGAAGAAGGGCTTCGCGACGGCCGACGGGTGGATGGACAAGCTCTACCCGTTCCGCACCGACGTCGACGTCTCCGACCTGGCCCCCGGCACCTACACGTTCGTCGCGATGACCGACGACCCGTCCGGCGGCGAGGGCGGCGGCCCGACCGAGGACAGCAAGACCATCGTCGTGCGCTGA
- a CDS encoding Gmad2 immunoglobulin-like domain-containing protein, with product MSDDRTDDRLAGLVSDAVGDVEPRDVLDDLRARTRSSAARSRRPWFLAVGGAVVATAAVVTAIALASGGPGAPRTDPGPAASRTAVDSSPDDSSDDPSATPDPGTLTVASYYLGETPRGTRLFREFDQRPGAGQLGAALETFRADPSDPDYRDPWPDDAFSGASYPGATGTIRVDLRDASLHDRPAGMSTEEADLAIQQVVYTLQAAVQERAPVQFVLDGNPVDQVLGVPTSEPLTNAPPLDVLSHVSLTTPAEGQAVSGSLAVEGVASSNEANVRWQLLAGGPVAEGSFTADGWMGEKLFPFRGSIDLADVPPGRYTLLVETDDPSGGAEGFGPDRDTRTVVVR from the coding sequence ATGAGCGACGACCGCACCGACGACCGCCTGGCCGGGCTGGTCTCCGACGCCGTGGGCGACGTCGAGCCCCGCGACGTGCTCGACGACCTGCGCGCCCGCACCCGGTCGTCGGCGGCACGCTCGCGACGGCCGTGGTTCCTCGCCGTCGGGGGTGCGGTGGTCGCCACGGCCGCCGTGGTGACCGCGATCGCGCTGGCCTCCGGCGGTCCCGGCGCACCGCGCACCGACCCCGGGCCGGCGGCGAGCCGCACCGCCGTCGACTCCTCGCCCGACGACTCGTCCGACGACCCGTCCGCGACCCCGGACCCCGGCACCCTCACCGTCGCGTCGTACTACCTCGGTGAGACCCCGCGCGGGACGCGCCTGTTCCGCGAGTTCGACCAGCGACCCGGCGCCGGTCAGCTGGGCGCAGCGCTGGAGACCTTCCGGGCCGACCCCTCCGACCCGGACTACCGCGACCCCTGGCCGGACGACGCCTTCTCCGGAGCCTCCTACCCGGGAGCCACCGGCACGATCCGGGTCGACCTCCGGGACGCCTCCCTGCACGACCGGCCCGCCGGGATGAGCACCGAGGAGGCCGACCTCGCCATCCAGCAGGTCGTCTACACCCTCCAGGCAGCGGTCCAGGAGCGGGCGCCCGTGCAGTTCGTCCTCGACGGCAACCCGGTCGACCAGGTGCTCGGCGTCCCGACCTCCGAGCCGTTGACGAACGCGCCGCCCCTCGACGTCCTGTCCCACGTCTCGCTGACCACGCCCGCCGAGGGGCAGGCGGTGTCGGGCTCGCTCGCGGTGGAGGGCGTCGCCAGCTCCAACGAGGCGAACGTGCGCTGGCAGCTGCTGGCCGGCGGCCCCGTCGCCGAGGGCTCGTTCACCGCGGACGGCTGGATGGGCGAGAAGCTCTTCCCGTTCCGCGGCTCGATCGACCTGGCCGACGTACCCCCCGGCCGCTACACCCTCCTCGTCGAGACCGACGACCCGTCGGGCGGCGCCGAGGGCTTCGGCCCGGACCGCGACACGCGCACGGTCGTGGTCCGGTAG
- a CDS encoding SigE family RNA polymerase sigma factor: protein MTHAIAASGGSAPAVGAVRSDADGGPASWDADTALEQLYAAHWRSLVRLSVLLVRDVGTAEEIVQDAFVAVHGRWSRLRDHDRALAYLRQAVVNRSRSSLRHRTVVLRHAATVAPPAPAPGADARSEDGVRRAAVLDAMRELPQRQREVLALRYYLDLSEAEIADALGISRGAVKSHASRGSATLRGLLRDHLQETP, encoded by the coding sequence ATGACCCATGCGATCGCCGCGTCAGGCGGCTCGGCCCCGGCGGTCGGCGCCGTGAGGTCCGACGCCGACGGCGGGCCGGCGAGCTGGGACGCCGACACGGCGCTCGAGCAGCTCTACGCCGCCCACTGGCGCTCGCTCGTCCGCCTCTCGGTGCTGCTGGTCCGCGACGTCGGGACCGCCGAGGAGATCGTGCAGGACGCCTTCGTGGCCGTGCACGGCCGGTGGTCACGGCTGCGCGACCACGACCGCGCCCTGGCCTACCTGCGCCAGGCCGTCGTGAACCGGTCTCGCTCCTCGCTGCGGCACCGCACCGTGGTGCTGCGCCACGCCGCGACCGTCGCACCGCCCGCCCCCGCACCGGGTGCCGACGCACGGTCGGAGGACGGCGTACGCCGTGCGGCGGTGCTCGACGCGATGCGGGAGCTGCCCCAGCGCCAGCGCGAGGTGCTCGCGCTGCGCTATTACCTCGACCTGTCCGAGGCCGAGATCGCCGACGCGCTCGGCATCAGCCGCGGCGCCGTCAAGAGCCACGCCTCGCGCGGCTCCGCCACCCTGCGCGGGCTGCTGCGCGACCACCTGCAGGAGACCCCATGA
- a CDS encoding histidine triad nucleotide-binding protein, producing the protein MEATHQSDPACLFCKIVAGEVPGEVVHVTERTVAFRDINGQAPTHVLVVPRAHYENAAALAAGDPEAAAELLTSAAAVATAEGHDDYRLVFNTGAGAGQTVFHTHLHVLAGRALTWPPG; encoded by the coding sequence ATGGAAGCCACGCACCAGTCGGACCCCGCCTGCCTGTTCTGCAAGATCGTCGCCGGCGAGGTCCCCGGAGAGGTCGTGCACGTCACCGAGCGGACCGTCGCGTTCCGCGACATCAACGGGCAGGCACCGACCCACGTCCTGGTGGTGCCGCGCGCCCACTACGAGAACGCCGCCGCCCTCGCCGCGGGTGACCCGGAGGCCGCTGCGGAGCTGCTCACCAGCGCCGCGGCCGTCGCGACCGCCGAGGGCCACGACGACTACCGGCTGGTCTTCAACACCGGCGCCGGAGCGGGCCAGACCGTCTTCCACACCCACCTGCACGTCCTCGCGGGCCGCGCCCTCACCTGGCCGCCCGGATGA
- a CDS encoding SulP family inorganic anion transporter has protein sequence MSSPSPRTSDRLPTVRGALRSPALLRTEVLAGLVVALALIPEAISFSIIAGVDPRVGLFASFTMAVAISFLGGRPAMISAATGAVALVIAPVMRDHGFDYLIATVVLGGLIQVVLALAGVARLMRFIPRSVMVGFVNALAILIFWAQVDHLVDVPWLVYPMTAVGIAVIVGLPRVTRVVPAPLVAIVALTAFTVVGAVGVPNVGDEGELPDRLPSLFLPDVPLTLETLRVIAPYALAMALVGILESLLTAKLVDDLTDTPSDKTREAWGQGVANVVTGFLGGMGGCAMIGQTMINVRVSGARTRLSTFLAGVFLLVLVVGFGDVVALIPMAALVAVMVMVSVGTFDWHSIRPGTLRRMPRSETAVMVTTVVVTVATHNLAIGVVVGVLVAMTLFARRVAHLTATDRVVVVDADGRTTARYTVTGELFFASSNDLTTQFAYADDPDRVVIDLSASHIWDASTVASLDAITMKYARRGTSVEIVGLNDASADRHARLSGQLSGH, from the coding sequence ATGAGCTCTCCCTCGCCCCGGACCTCCGACCGCCTCCCCACCGTCCGCGGCGCCCTGCGCTCCCCGGCCCTGCTGCGCACCGAGGTGCTCGCGGGCCTGGTGGTGGCGCTGGCGCTGATCCCCGAGGCGATCTCGTTCTCGATCATCGCCGGCGTCGATCCGCGCGTGGGTCTCTTCGCCTCGTTCACGATGGCCGTCGCCATCTCGTTCCTCGGCGGACGGCCCGCGATGATCTCCGCCGCGACCGGTGCCGTGGCGCTGGTCATCGCGCCGGTCATGCGCGACCACGGGTTCGACTACCTCATCGCCACCGTCGTCCTCGGCGGCCTGATCCAGGTGGTGCTCGCCCTGGCCGGCGTCGCGCGCCTGATGCGCTTCATCCCGCGCTCGGTCATGGTCGGCTTCGTCAACGCGCTGGCGATCCTGATCTTCTGGGCCCAGGTCGACCACCTGGTCGACGTGCCCTGGCTCGTCTACCCGATGACCGCCGTCGGGATCGCGGTGATCGTCGGCCTGCCACGGGTCACCCGCGTGGTGCCGGCGCCGCTCGTCGCGATCGTCGCCCTGACCGCCTTCACGGTCGTCGGGGCCGTCGGCGTGCCGAACGTCGGCGACGAGGGTGAGCTGCCCGACCGCCTGCCCTCGCTGTTCCTCCCTGACGTCCCCCTCACCCTCGAGACCCTCCGGGTGATCGCGCCGTACGCCCTGGCGATGGCCCTGGTCGGGATCCTCGAGTCGCTGCTCACCGCGAAGCTCGTCGACGACCTCACCGACACCCCGTCCGACAAGACCCGCGAGGCCTGGGGCCAGGGCGTCGCCAACGTGGTCACCGGCTTCCTCGGCGGCATGGGCGGCTGCGCGATGATCGGCCAGACGATGATCAACGTGAGGGTCTCGGGGGCCCGCACCCGCCTGTCGACCTTCCTCGCCGGCGTGTTCCTGCTCGTGCTGGTCGTGGGGTTCGGCGACGTCGTCGCCCTGATCCCGATGGCGGCACTCGTCGCCGTGATGGTCATGGTGTCCGTCGGCACCTTCGACTGGCACAGCATCCGCCCCGGCACCCTGCGCCGGATGCCGCGGTCGGAGACGGCCGTCATGGTCACCACCGTCGTCGTCACGGTGGCGACCCACAACCTCGCGATCGGCGTCGTGGTCGGGGTCCTGGTCGCGATGACACTCTTCGCCCGCCGGGTCGCGCACCTCACCGCGACCGACCGCGTGGTCGTCGTGGACGCCGACGGGCGCACGACCGCGCGCTACACCGTCACCGGCGAGCTCTTCTTCGCGTCGAGCAACGACCTCACGACGCAGTTCGCCTACGCCGACGACCCGGACCGCGTGGTCATCGACCTGTCGGCCTCCCACATCTGGGACGCCTCGACCGTTGCCTCGCTGGACGCCATCACCATGAAGTACGCGCGCCGGGGCACCTCCGTGGAGATCGTCGGGCTGAACGACGCCAGCGCCGACCGGCACGCCCGGCTCAGCGGGCAGCTCTCCGGGCACTGA
- a CDS encoding PhoH family protein has product MVSLLGPGDEYLGIIEGGIKAEIHVRGNRIALKGDPGEVALADRLLDELVTIIRTGQGMSNETVERVLTMLRQETNERPADVLSLNILSNRGRSIRPKTLNQKRYVDAIDKHTITFGIGPAGTGKTYLAMAKAVQALQSKNVTRIILTRPAVEAGERLGYLPGTLSEKIDPYLRPLYDALHDMIDPETIPKLLASGTIEVAPLAFMRGRSLNDAFIILDEAQNTSPEQMKMFLTRLGFGSKIVVTGDTTQVDLPSGTKSGLRVIEAILDGVEDISFNRLTTSDVVRHRLVGKIVQAYDEADARGELAAANHRGGTNR; this is encoded by the coding sequence ATGGTCAGCCTGCTCGGCCCCGGCGACGAGTACCTCGGCATCATCGAGGGTGGCATCAAGGCCGAGATCCACGTGCGCGGCAACCGGATCGCGCTCAAGGGCGACCCCGGCGAGGTCGCGCTCGCGGACCGGCTCCTCGACGAGCTGGTCACGATCATCCGCACCGGCCAGGGCATGTCCAACGAGACCGTCGAGCGCGTGCTGACGATGCTGCGCCAGGAGACCAACGAGCGCCCGGCCGACGTGCTGAGCCTCAACATCCTGAGCAACCGCGGCCGCTCGATCCGCCCGAAGACGCTGAACCAGAAGCGCTACGTCGACGCCATCGACAAGCACACGATCACCTTCGGCATCGGCCCGGCCGGCACCGGCAAGACCTACCTGGCGATGGCCAAGGCGGTCCAGGCGCTGCAGTCGAAGAACGTCACCCGGATCATCCTCACGCGCCCGGCCGTCGAGGCGGGGGAGCGGCTGGGCTACCTGCCCGGCACGCTCAGCGAGAAGATCGACCCCTACCTGCGCCCGCTGTACGACGCCCTCCACGACATGATCGACCCCGAGACGATCCCGAAGCTGCTGGCGTCGGGCACGATCGAGGTCGCGCCGCTGGCCTTCATGCGCGGCCGCTCCCTGAACGACGCCTTCATCATCCTGGACGAGGCGCAGAACACCTCGCCCGAGCAGATGAAGATGTTCCTGACCCGGCTGGGCTTCGGGTCCAAGATCGTCGTCACCGGCGACACGACCCAGGTCGACCTGCCGTCCGGCACCAAGTCCGGCCTGCGCGTGATCGAGGCCATCCTCGACGGCGTCGAGGACATCTCGTTCAACCGCCTCACGACCAGCGACGTCGTACGCCACCGCCTGGTCGGCAAGATCGTCCAGGCCTACGACGAGGCCGACGCCCGCGGCGAGCTCGCGGCGGCCAACCACCGGGGCGGCACGAACCGATGA